One Methylobacterium oryzae DNA window includes the following coding sequences:
- a CDS encoding MarR family winged helix-turn-helix transcriptional regulator: protein MEADAPGTAALSREQYAALADFRFRLRRFLAFSEAAAARTGLPPQQHQALLTLAGHVGRAPATVGLLAEQLLIAPHSAAELVSRMVEAGLLTKTRAVEDRRRSELSLTPRAEALLRTLTDAHLAELRDLAPALTEALGPVTR, encoded by the coding sequence ATGGAGGCCGATGCCCCCGGAACGGCGGCACTGTCGCGGGAGCAGTACGCGGCGCTGGCGGATTTCCGCTTCCGTCTCCGCCGCTTCCTGGCGTTCAGCGAGGCCGCGGCGGCCCGGACGGGGCTGCCGCCGCAGCAGCATCAGGCGCTGCTGACGCTCGCGGGCCACGTCGGGCGCGCGCCCGCCACGGTCGGCCTGCTGGCCGAGCAGCTGCTCATCGCCCCCCACAGCGCGGCCGAGCTGGTCTCCCGCATGGTGGAGGCCGGCCTGCTGACCAAGACCCGCGCCGTCGAGGACAGGCGGCGCAGCGAGCTGTCGCTGACGCCGCGCGCCGAGGCCCTGCTGCGGACCCTCACGGACGCGCATCTCGCGGAGCTGCGCGACCTCGCCCCCGCCCTCACCGAGGCCCTCGGGCCCGTGACGCGGTGA
- a CDS encoding polyprenyl synthetase family protein gives MALSIENPKPEAEAGLNDLVALVADGMARVNTTILSRTGSDVAMIPEVANHLIASGGKRLRPILTLACARLCGYAGATDGDVKLAASVEFMHTATLLHDDVVDESDMRRGRVAARIKWGNEASVLVGDFLLGQAFRMMVEVGSLKALDILSAAATVIAEGEVMQLTNAKNLETDEAAYLAVIRGKTAELFAAACEVGPVLAGRSEAEQAAARSYGMNLGIAFQLIDDVLDYGGTSAELGKNVGDDFREGKITLPIVLAYRRASEGERGFWRRTLQQGEIGETDLETALDLLQRHGALEETVARAHHYGAEARAALDIFPDGPVKAALLGAVEFCVARAR, from the coding sequence ATGGCCCTCTCCATCGAGAATCCGAAGCCCGAGGCGGAGGCGGGGCTCAACGACCTCGTCGCGCTGGTGGCCGACGGCATGGCGCGGGTCAACACCACGATCCTGTCGCGGACGGGATCGGACGTGGCGATGATCCCCGAGGTCGCCAACCACCTGATCGCCTCCGGCGGCAAGCGCCTGCGCCCGATCCTGACGCTGGCCTGCGCCCGGCTCTGCGGCTACGCGGGCGCCACCGACGGCGACGTGAAGCTCGCCGCCAGCGTCGAGTTCATGCACACTGCCACGCTCCTCCACGACGACGTGGTCGACGAGAGCGACATGCGCCGCGGCCGCGTCGCGGCCCGGATCAAGTGGGGCAACGAGGCCTCCGTGCTGGTCGGCGACTTCCTGCTCGGCCAGGCCTTCCGGATGATGGTGGAGGTCGGCTCGCTCAAGGCGCTCGACATCCTCTCGGCCGCCGCCACGGTGATCGCCGAGGGCGAGGTGATGCAGCTCACCAACGCCAAGAACCTGGAGACCGACGAGGCCGCCTACCTCGCGGTGATCCGCGGCAAGACCGCCGAGCTGTTCGCCGCCGCCTGCGAGGTCGGGCCGGTGCTCGCCGGCCGGTCCGAGGCCGAGCAGGCGGCCGCCCGGTCCTACGGGATGAATCTCGGCATCGCCTTTCAGTTGATCGACGACGTGCTCGACTACGGCGGCACCTCCGCGGAGCTCGGCAAGAACGTCGGCGACGATTTCCGCGAGGGCAAGATCACCCTGCCGATCGTGCTGGCCTATCGCCGGGCCAGCGAGGGCGAGCGCGGCTTCTGGCGGCGCACCCTGCAGCAGGGCGAGATCGGCGAGACCGACCTGGAGACCGCCCTCGACCTCCTGCAGCGCCACGGCGCCCTGGAGGAGACCGTGGCCCGCGCCCACCATTACGGCGCCGAGGCCCGGGCCGCCCTCGACATCTTCCCGGACGGGCCCGTCAAGGCGGCGCTCCTCGGGGCCGTCGAGTTCTGCGTGGCGCGGGCGCGCTGA
- a CDS encoding chloride channel protein: protein MIGGTGSGSGDGRPSRRALGDFSADRRVLTLAGMAVVTGTAASGTAWILLTLIGVVTNLAWYGRLDADLTSLAGAAPGPWMVAIPVIGALIVGAMARYGSEKIRGHGIPEAMEAILIGGSRMSPKVAVLKPLSSAVAIGTGGPFGAEGPIIVTGGAVGSLFAQFFHLSAAERKTLLVAGAAAGMTAIFGTPVAAVLLAVEVLLFEWRPRSLVPVTVGAVTAACWRPALFGAGPLFPFADNPALPWWGLPACALLGVACGLISGALTRALYALEDGFGRLPLHWMWWPALGAVVVGLGGLVEPRALGVGYDVIHDLLSGHMLANAVVLILVVKAVIWLAALSSGTSGGVLAPLLILGGAVGWLIGLLLPGAHGFWALIGMAAMLGGTLPAPLTGVVFAVEVTGDVAALAPLLAATMAAYAVTVLLLKRSILTEKIARRGQHVTREYGIDPYELARVEAVMTRTVETLDANLPLADALAAIETGAHHAYPVVDGAGRPVGLVSRSDALRWTLEERDGEAEAGTLGERVSDADLAVVHPGDVVSHALDVMLSAGQGRLPVTDPRTGGLVGLLTRKDLLQVRATVVRAEAERRAFYRKGRGERRARIEA, encoded by the coding sequence ATGATCGGCGGGACTGGGAGCGGGAGCGGGGACGGCAGGCCGTCGCGGCGGGCGCTGGGAGATTTCAGCGCGGACCGGCGGGTCCTGACGCTGGCCGGCATGGCGGTCGTCACCGGGACCGCCGCCAGCGGCACCGCCTGGATCCTGCTCACGCTGATCGGCGTCGTGACCAACCTCGCTTGGTACGGCCGGCTCGACGCCGACCTGACCTCCCTGGCCGGCGCGGCGCCGGGGCCCTGGATGGTGGCGATCCCGGTGATCGGGGCGCTGATCGTCGGCGCCATGGCGCGCTACGGCTCGGAGAAGATCCGCGGCCACGGGATCCCGGAGGCGATGGAGGCGATCCTGATCGGCGGCAGCCGGATGTCGCCCAAGGTCGCCGTGCTCAAGCCGCTCTCCTCGGCGGTGGCGATCGGCACCGGCGGCCCGTTCGGCGCCGAGGGGCCGATCATCGTGACGGGCGGCGCGGTCGGCTCGCTCTTCGCCCAGTTCTTCCATCTCAGCGCCGCCGAGCGGAAGACCCTGCTGGTGGCGGGCGCGGCGGCCGGAATGACCGCCATCTTCGGGACGCCCGTGGCGGCCGTGCTGCTCGCCGTGGAGGTCCTGCTGTTCGAGTGGCGGCCGCGCAGCCTCGTCCCGGTGACCGTCGGGGCGGTCACGGCGGCCTGCTGGCGGCCGGCCCTGTTCGGCGCCGGCCCGCTCTTCCCCTTCGCCGACAATCCGGCCCTGCCCTGGTGGGGGCTGCCCGCCTGCGCGCTGCTCGGGGTCGCATGCGGCCTGATCTCGGGGGCGCTGACCCGGGCGCTCTACGCGCTGGAGGACGGTTTCGGGCGGCTTCCCCTCCACTGGATGTGGTGGCCCGCCCTCGGCGCCGTCGTGGTCGGGCTGGGCGGCCTCGTGGAGCCCCGGGCGCTCGGCGTCGGCTACGACGTCATCCACGACCTGCTCTCCGGCCACATGCTGGCGAACGCCGTCGTGCTGATCCTCGTGGTGAAGGCGGTGATCTGGCTCGCCGCCCTGTCGTCGGGCACGTCCGGAGGCGTGCTCGCGCCGCTGCTGATCCTCGGCGGCGCCGTCGGCTGGCTGATCGGCCTCCTCTTGCCGGGCGCCCACGGCTTCTGGGCGCTCATCGGCATGGCGGCGATGCTCGGCGGCACCCTGCCGGCGCCGCTGACCGGCGTCGTCTTCGCCGTCGAGGTGACCGGCGACGTCGCCGCCCTGGCGCCGCTGCTCGCCGCCACCATGGCGGCCTACGCGGTGACCGTCCTCCTCCTCAAGCGCTCGATCCTGACCGAGAAGATCGCCCGGCGCGGGCAGCACGTGACCCGGGAATACGGGATCGATCCCTACGAACTCGCCCGGGTCGAGGCGGTGATGACCCGCACGGTCGAGACCCTCGACGCGAACCTGCCCCTGGCCGACGCCCTCGCGGCGATCGAGACCGGTGCCCACCACGCCTATCCGGTGGTCGACGGCGCGGGCCGGCCCGTGGGTCTCGTCTCGCGCAGCGACGCCCTGCGCTGGACCCTGGAGGAGCGCGACGGCGAGGCCGAGGCGGGCACCCTCGGCGAGCGCGTCTCTGACGCCGATCTCGCCGTCGTCCATCCGGGCGACGTGGTCTCGCACGCCCTCGACGTGATGCTGTCGGCCGGGCAGGGGCGCCTGCCGGTCACCGATCCGCGCACCGGCGGCCTCGTCGGGCTCCTGACCCGCAAGGACCTGCTCCAGGTGCGCGCCACCGTGGTTCGGGCCGAAGCCGAGCGTCGCGCGTTCTACCGGAAGGGGCGGGGTGAGCGGCGCGCGCGGATCGAAGCATGA
- a CDS encoding 4-(cytidine 5'-diphospho)-2-C-methyl-D-erythritol kinase — protein sequence MTLLADRAPAKVNLTLHVLGRRVGDGYHVLESLVAFAGTADRLTLDPAAPLSLTVSGPTAGPAGPTDDNLVLRAARGLAARVPSLRVGAFHLVKRLPVAAGIGGGSSDAAAALRLLARLNGLPLDHEAVGAVARETGADVPVCLDPRARMMRGAGEAIGPVLGLAPLPAVLINPGVPVPTAPVFKALGLSVGQDLAGAPHPTIPRAMASDPLLRALAGARNDLEAPALTVAPVIGDALAALRAQGCRLARMSGSGATVFALFADRRAAVRAAAALRAAHPGWWVAPTFLR from the coding sequence GTGACCCTGCTCGCCGATCGCGCCCCCGCCAAGGTCAACCTGACACTCCACGTCCTCGGCCGCCGCGTCGGTGACGGCTACCACGTGCTCGAGAGCCTCGTCGCCTTCGCGGGCACGGCCGACCGCCTGACGCTGGATCCCGCGGCACCGCTCAGCCTGACCGTCAGCGGCCCCACCGCCGGCCCCGCCGGCCCGACGGACGACAACCTCGTCCTGCGGGCCGCCCGGGGGCTCGCCGCGCGAGTGCCGAGCCTGCGCGTGGGCGCCTTCCACTTGGTGAAGCGCCTGCCGGTCGCGGCGGGGATCGGCGGCGGCTCCTCCGACGCCGCCGCGGCCCTGCGCCTGCTGGCGCGCCTCAACGGGCTGCCCCTCGACCACGAGGCCGTCGGCGCGGTGGCGCGGGAGACCGGCGCCGACGTGCCGGTCTGCCTCGACCCGCGGGCCCGGATGATGCGCGGTGCGGGCGAGGCGATCGGGCCGGTCCTCGGCCTCGCACCGCTGCCCGCGGTGCTGATCAATCCCGGCGTTCCGGTGCCCACCGCCCCGGTCTTCAAGGCGCTGGGCCTGAGCGTCGGCCAGGATCTCGCGGGCGCGCCGCACCCGACGATCCCGCGGGCCATGGCGAGCGACCCGCTGCTCCGGGCCCTGGCCGGGGCCCGCAACGATCTGGAGGCGCCGGCCCTGACCGTGGCGCCGGTGATCGGCGACGCGCTGGCGGCCCTCCGCGCCCAGGGCTGCCGCCTCGCGCGGATGTCGGGCTCCGGCGCGACCGTTTTCGCGCTGTTCGCCGACCGGCGCGCGGCCGTCCGGGCCGCCGCCGCCCTGCGCGCCGCCCATCCGGGATGGTGGGTGGCGCCGACATTCCTGCGCTGA